The following proteins come from a genomic window of Alicyclobacillus dauci:
- a CDS encoding radical SAM protein, with protein sequence MPNRPYIFYELTNSICATCLRKVEAKVIFQSNHVYLLKYCPTHGREKVLISTDIEYFKKCREFLKPAEMPYSFNTPIQYGCPYDCGLCPDHEQHSCLTLVEITDKCNLECPICYAASSPHAGSWRSLEHIEMMFDAVVTNEREPDIVQISGGEPTIHPQFFEILDMAKNKPIRHLMVNTNGLRIANDREFVHRLATYMPGFKIYLQFDSFDGEALRELRGVDLRHVRERAIAHLNEFNISTTLVVTLKKGLNDHEIGPIIDYAIKQPAVRGVTFQPIQAAGRLESFNPATDRLTLSEVRQGIIDQSSLFSAEDIIPVPCHPDCLAMGYALKMGETVTPLTSLIPPEVLLEGDRNTIVFEQDETLKDRVFNLFSTSHSPMSSALSLEKLLCCLPMISAPENITYENVFRVIIMQFLDPHHFDVRSVKKSCVHIVHPDGRIIPFDTYNIFYRDDREATVRTIRAELDAAKLAVASRTNEEEHRGR encoded by the coding sequence ATGCCCAATAGACCCTATATCTTTTACGAGCTGACCAACAGCATCTGTGCAACGTGCCTTCGTAAAGTAGAAGCAAAAGTGATCTTCCAGAGCAACCATGTCTATCTGTTAAAATATTGTCCAACACACGGGCGAGAAAAAGTGCTCATCTCGACCGATATCGAGTACTTCAAGAAGTGCCGGGAGTTCCTTAAACCTGCCGAGATGCCGTATTCATTCAATACACCGATTCAGTATGGTTGCCCGTATGATTGCGGCCTATGTCCGGATCACGAACAACACAGTTGCCTCACGCTTGTCGAAATCACCGATAAGTGCAATCTCGAGTGTCCAATTTGCTACGCGGCTTCGTCGCCACATGCCGGATCGTGGCGATCACTAGAACACATTGAGATGATGTTTGACGCCGTGGTCACGAATGAGCGGGAGCCCGATATTGTCCAAATTAGCGGCGGAGAGCCTACCATTCATCCACAGTTTTTTGAGATTCTCGACATGGCGAAAAATAAGCCGATCCGCCACCTCATGGTCAACACGAACGGTCTGCGCATCGCGAACGACAGAGAATTTGTACACCGGTTGGCGACATATATGCCTGGATTTAAAATTTACCTGCAGTTTGACAGCTTCGACGGCGAGGCATTGCGTGAACTGCGTGGCGTCGACTTACGGCACGTTCGCGAGCGAGCCATTGCTCATTTAAACGAATTCAACATCTCGACGACACTGGTCGTAACCCTGAAGAAGGGCCTGAACGATCACGAAATTGGGCCCATCATTGACTACGCCATTAAACAACCTGCGGTCCGCGGTGTCACGTTTCAACCCATTCAGGCAGCGGGACGACTGGAATCGTTTAATCCGGCAACGGATCGATTGACTCTCAGTGAGGTCCGGCAGGGTATTATCGACCAATCGTCATTGTTCAGTGCTGAAGACATTATTCCCGTCCCTTGTCACCCAGACTGCCTCGCAATGGGTTACGCGCTCAAGATGGGCGAAACGGTCACGCCGCTGACAAGTCTGATCCCACCCGAGGTTCTTCTGGAGGGTGATCGCAATACGATCGTCTTCGAGCAAGATGAAACGCTGAAAGACCGCGTCTTCAATCTTTTCTCCACCAGCCATTCACCTATGTCGTCTGCGTTGTCGCTAGAAAAGTTACTGTGTTGCCTACCGATGATCTCGGCACCGGAAAACATCACATACGAAAACGTATTCCGCGTCATCATTATGCAGTTTCTCGACCCGCACCACTTTGACGTTCGATCCGTCAAAAAATCGTGCGTCCACATCGTCCACCCAGACGGGCGTATTATCCCGTTCGACACCTACAACATTTTCTACCGGGATGATCGCGAGGCTACAGTGCGAACCATCCGCGCTGAGCTCGACGCGGCAAAGTTAGCTGTTGCTTCACGAACCAATGAGGAGGAGCACCGTGGACGATAA
- a CDS encoding carbohydrate ABC transporter permease, which yields MVVTDTATANPRTRLQRKRRRRPTWYNTLFSVMGVMWLIIAFYPVLYMLMTSLRSQQGYLVGIPWLPSLHPTFENYRTVVQAGFTHYFVNSLIASLCSVVFIIFCALLCAYVVVRSRSRIIRLIFDVFLVGLALPIQAAIIPIYVLITKMGLYDTLLGLILPSVAFGLPLTLLILVSFVRDIPNELYESMGLEGASDFRLLRHLVIPLATPALISVAIYDFVQAWNNFLFPLVLTQSEQARVMPMAIVSFQGQYTMNVPVTMAAVILSALPLILAYIFGRRYLLRGMLAGFGK from the coding sequence ATGGTGGTCACAGATACGGCAACAGCGAACCCTCGCACCCGCTTGCAGAGAAAGCGACGTCGGCGTCCTACATGGTACAACACCCTGTTTTCTGTAATGGGAGTTATGTGGCTCATCATAGCGTTCTACCCCGTTCTGTATATGCTCATGACGAGCCTACGTTCACAACAAGGGTACCTCGTAGGTATTCCATGGCTGCCGTCGCTACATCCGACATTTGAAAACTACAGAACGGTTGTACAGGCAGGCTTCACGCATTATTTTGTGAATAGTTTGATTGCGTCTCTTTGTTCGGTTGTGTTCATTATTTTCTGTGCTCTTCTATGCGCCTACGTGGTCGTACGGAGCAGAAGTCGCATTATCCGCTTGATCTTTGATGTGTTTTTGGTGGGACTCGCCTTACCAATTCAAGCAGCTATCATTCCCATTTATGTGCTCATCACGAAAATGGGACTATATGATACACTGCTTGGTTTAATTCTCCCGTCTGTCGCCTTCGGGCTTCCACTAACATTATTAATTCTTGTAAGTTTTGTACGTGATATACCAAATGAATTGTATGAGTCTATGGGGCTCGAAGGTGCAAGCGATTTTCGACTACTACGACACTTGGTGATTCCGCTAGCAACACCAGCTCTGATTTCCGTAGCCATCTACGACTTTGTTCAAGCGTGGAACAACTTCTTGTTCCCGTTAGTATTGACCCAAAGCGAGCAAGCGCGCGTCATGCCAATGGCGATCGTGAGTTTTCAAGGCCAATATACCATGAATGTTCCAGTTACCATGGCAGCGGTTATTCTATCAGCTTTGCCGTTGATTCTAGCTTACATCTTCGGGCGTCGCTATTTACTTCGAGGAATGCTCGCTGGATTTGGAAAATAG
- a CDS encoding glycoside hydrolase family 3 N-terminal domain-containing protein has protein sequence MRTIYGDSTRSIDERATMLLNEMTIEEKASQLTAVWAYEVMDGLEFSEDRAATRFRNGIGQITRIGGATNLGPAGIARMANQIQKFLLDHTRLKIPAIVHEESCSGYMAKGATCFPQSIGIASTWDEDIARRVGEVIRRQMRAAGAHQALAPLLDVTRDPRWGRIEETFGEDPYLVAQMGIGYVKGLQGEELTDGVIATGKHFVGYGISEGGMNWAPAHIPERELREVYLYPFEAVVRQANLGSIMPGYHELDGIPCHHSRYLLCDLLRNRWGFDGLVVSDYFAVNMLYEYHHVAKDKRQAAQFAVRAGVDVELPSRDVYGTALVEALRSGLIHIEEVDQLVRRVLTMKMRLGLFENPFVDSERTLEVFDNKEQRALARYAAQKSIVLLKNEQGMLPLSKSVKKIAIIGPNANSIRNMVGDYAYACHIESLLEMRDQGNVFDTPLPSEVQVDDQFVPMQTILAAIQEKVGAGRVAFAQGCGVTETNEYGFDEALAITQGADVAVVVVGDRAGLTDKCTTGESRDRATLGLLGVQQKLVEAIAATGTPTVVVFVSGRPLATPWIAQHVPAIIEAWLPGEEGAVAVADVLFGDYNPSGRLPISVPRSVGQVPIYYAHKPSGGRSHWKGAYVDESNEPLYAFGHGLSYSTFEYSELTFSSATVDVNGTVDISCQVTNTSDRTGEEVVQLYIRDVEADVTRPMKELLGYIRICLEPGETKLVTFALHAHQVGFYNREMQYVVEPGVIEVKIGSASDDIRLEGHFTLCGDVTNAEATKIFSTPVKTSSTNGSVQ, from the coding sequence ATGCGCACCATTTACGGGGATTCGACAAGATCGATTGACGAGCGAGCCACGATGTTGCTGAACGAGATGACTATTGAGGAAAAGGCTTCCCAACTGACGGCAGTTTGGGCCTATGAAGTAATGGACGGTCTGGAATTTTCGGAAGACAGGGCGGCGACTCGCTTCCGTAACGGAATCGGGCAGATCACGAGAATTGGTGGAGCAACGAATCTTGGTCCCGCAGGTATAGCACGGATGGCCAATCAGATTCAAAAGTTTCTCCTCGATCACACCCGTCTCAAGATACCGGCAATTGTCCACGAGGAGTCATGCAGCGGTTACATGGCGAAAGGGGCGACTTGTTTCCCTCAATCCATCGGTATTGCGAGTACATGGGATGAGGATATTGCAAGACGTGTTGGGGAAGTAATCCGCCGACAGATGCGTGCTGCAGGTGCTCATCAAGCACTCGCGCCGCTTCTCGATGTCACCCGAGATCCGCGATGGGGCCGGATTGAGGAAACATTCGGAGAGGATCCCTATCTGGTTGCCCAAATGGGCATTGGATATGTTAAGGGATTACAGGGAGAGGAGTTGACGGACGGCGTCATTGCGACCGGAAAGCACTTCGTCGGATACGGCATCTCGGAAGGTGGAATGAACTGGGCACCAGCGCACATCCCGGAACGTGAGCTGCGCGAAGTGTACCTGTATCCGTTTGAAGCCGTTGTCCGGCAGGCCAATTTAGGAAGCATCATGCCAGGCTATCATGAATTAGACGGTATCCCGTGTCACCACTCTAGATATTTGCTTTGCGACCTGCTTCGCAACAGGTGGGGTTTTGACGGCCTCGTCGTTTCAGATTATTTCGCTGTGAACATGTTGTACGAATACCACCACGTGGCGAAGGATAAACGTCAAGCTGCTCAATTTGCTGTCCGTGCAGGCGTTGACGTGGAATTACCAAGCAGGGATGTGTATGGGACAGCACTCGTCGAGGCACTAAGAAGCGGATTGATCCACATCGAGGAAGTGGATCAGTTGGTACGCCGAGTCCTTACTATGAAAATGCGGCTCGGGTTGTTTGAGAACCCGTTCGTGGACTCGGAGAGAACGCTAGAGGTCTTTGATAACAAAGAACAGAGGGCATTGGCCAGGTACGCCGCACAGAAGTCAATTGTTTTGCTGAAAAATGAACAAGGCATGCTGCCCTTAAGTAAGTCCGTCAAGAAAATCGCGATCATTGGTCCGAATGCCAATAGTATCCGGAACATGGTAGGCGATTACGCTTATGCATGCCATATCGAGTCACTGCTCGAAATGCGGGACCAAGGCAATGTCTTCGATACACCGTTGCCAAGTGAGGTGCAAGTTGACGACCAGTTTGTCCCCATGCAGACCATTCTCGCAGCCATTCAAGAGAAAGTAGGCGCGGGACGAGTCGCCTTCGCACAGGGATGCGGTGTCACTGAAACGAACGAATATGGTTTTGACGAGGCACTCGCAATCACCCAAGGTGCTGATGTGGCGGTTGTTGTGGTCGGTGATCGCGCAGGTTTGACCGACAAATGCACAACGGGTGAATCGCGCGACAGGGCTACGCTCGGACTACTCGGTGTTCAACAAAAACTGGTCGAAGCGATTGCGGCGACGGGAACGCCGACGGTCGTCGTATTTGTTAGTGGCCGTCCGCTGGCAACACCCTGGATAGCACAACATGTTCCCGCAATTATTGAAGCGTGGTTGCCCGGTGAGGAAGGCGCTGTGGCGGTTGCGGATGTCTTGTTTGGCGATTACAACCCAAGCGGTCGTTTGCCAATTTCTGTTCCGCGTTCAGTGGGGCAGGTTCCAATTTACTACGCCCATAAACCATCCGGGGGCCGTTCACACTGGAAAGGTGCGTACGTCGATGAAAGTAATGAGCCGTTATATGCATTTGGCCATGGTCTCAGCTATTCAACGTTTGAATACAGCGAACTCACGTTTTCTTCAGCTACGGTAGATGTGAACGGAACGGTAGACATCTCGTGCCAGGTGACGAACACGTCGGATCGAACGGGTGAAGAAGTTGTCCAACTGTACATCCGGGATGTGGAAGCAGATGTGACGAGGCCCATGAAAGAGCTTCTCGGATACATCCGAATCTGTTTGGAGCCAGGTGAAACGAAACTCGTGACGTTTGCCCTGCACGCACACCAAGTCGGTTTTTACAATCGAGAGATGCAGTACGTTGTCGAGCCAGGCGTAATTGAGGTGAAAATTGGCTCTGCTTCAGACGACATTCGACTTGAAGGTCACTTCACACTATGTGGTGATGTGACAAATGCAGAAGCTACGAAGATTTTTTCGACACCGGTCAAAACCTCATCAACAAATGGGTCGGTACAATGA
- a CDS encoding extracellular solute-binding protein — protein sequence MLKKQKAFISTSVTVVLAAGVLVTGCGNTSAGGSQSNSSASNASGKASITIWDIQTGQSQQVVKNMSQAFNQSHSSIQSNVQFFENDPYKQKIQISMGAHNPPDIFVGWGGGVLKSYIDAGDVYDLTSALNSDSSWSNRFLPSVMKPVTFNGKVYGIPNDNVQPVMLFYNKQLFKQYNLTPPKTWDDLLNDVKVLKSHNITPISLGGKDQWPDLMYEEYLVDRVGGPTVFNNVVTGKANAWSDPAFMKANTMIQQLVNAGAFEQGFSSVSSNQGEDAALLYTGKAAMELMGSWGFATVLSDDKSFIEQGNLGFATFPTVSGGQGDPNDIVGNPSNYYSISNDSKNKSADVTFLKDAVLSSQNVKDWISIGDVPPVQGIESQLKQATYGDYLSFTYDMVKNAPNFQASWDQALPPSEAQELLTDLSKLFLNQMTPQQFSDDMNKYIKS from the coding sequence ATGTTGAAGAAGCAGAAGGCTTTCATTTCGACAAGCGTAACCGTCGTTTTAGCGGCAGGTGTTCTCGTCACTGGGTGTGGGAATACGAGTGCGGGAGGGAGTCAGTCTAACAGTAGCGCATCAAATGCGTCGGGCAAGGCATCCATTACGATTTGGGATATTCAGACTGGTCAATCGCAACAAGTTGTGAAAAACATGTCGCAAGCTTTTAACCAATCCCATTCAAGCATTCAATCAAATGTACAATTCTTCGAGAATGATCCATATAAGCAGAAAATTCAAATTTCAATGGGGGCACATAACCCACCAGATATTTTTGTCGGTTGGGGTGGCGGCGTGTTGAAGTCCTATATTGATGCGGGAGACGTGTACGATTTAACCTCAGCACTCAATTCCGATTCAAGTTGGTCAAATCGTTTTCTTCCATCCGTTATGAAACCGGTTACTTTTAACGGTAAAGTGTATGGAATTCCAAATGATAACGTTCAACCAGTTATGTTGTTTTATAATAAGCAGCTATTTAAACAGTACAATCTGACACCACCAAAAACGTGGGATGACTTGTTGAATGACGTGAAAGTCCTTAAATCCCACAACATTACTCCGATTTCTCTTGGCGGCAAAGATCAGTGGCCGGATTTAATGTATGAAGAGTACTTGGTGGATCGTGTCGGTGGACCGACTGTGTTTAATAACGTCGTCACGGGTAAGGCCAACGCATGGTCCGATCCAGCTTTTATGAAAGCGAATACAATGATCCAGCAACTAGTCAACGCCGGAGCATTTGAACAGGGATTCAGTTCTGTCAGTTCTAATCAAGGAGAAGATGCCGCACTCCTGTATACCGGCAAAGCTGCGATGGAATTGATGGGCAGTTGGGGATTTGCAACGGTTTTGTCTGACGACAAATCGTTCATCGAACAAGGGAACCTTGGTTTTGCCACATTTCCCACGGTTTCCGGCGGCCAGGGTGACCCGAATGACATCGTGGGCAATCCATCTAATTATTATTCTATCTCGAACGATTCAAAGAACAAATCCGCCGACGTAACTTTCCTCAAGGATGCGGTATTGAGTTCGCAAAACGTTAAGGACTGGATCAGTATCGGGGACGTACCGCCCGTACAGGGCATCGAATCTCAACTGAAGCAAGCTACTTACGGTGATTACCTGTCCTTCACCTACGATATGGTTAAAAATGCACCGAACTTCCAGGCTTCCTGGGACCAAGCCCTACCTCCTAGTGAGGCTCAGGAATTGCTCACCGACCTCAGCAAACTGTTCCTTAACCAAATGACACCACAACAATTCTCGGATGACATGAACAAGTATATCAAGTCGTGA
- a CDS encoding carbohydrate ABC transporter permease — translation MGTRMNWQRWLMVVPAVLFFVVFALFPMAIAVYYSGLQWNGIGAAKWVNLMNWQQVLHDGEALHALRLTGEVMVLSWVFQTPVSLMVGVFLAGRQKHRAVFGVFYFVPLLFSSVAIGVTWSYMLNPNFGLIDALLKSLHFGSGNQNWLGNTHIALLVVSMIIAWQFIPFHSLLYQGGAKQIPDSLYEAATIDGASVWSNFFSITLPQLKYTIITSSVLILTGSLTYFDLIYVLTGGGPGESSTVLAMDMYKQAFVNQNIGLGSVLAVILAVAGVLLSILTLRFTGFNRMESQLEGM, via the coding sequence GTGGGGACCAGGATGAATTGGCAGAGGTGGTTAATGGTTGTTCCGGCCGTCCTATTTTTCGTGGTATTCGCGTTGTTTCCTATGGCCATAGCCGTGTACTACAGCGGGCTTCAATGGAATGGCATTGGAGCCGCCAAGTGGGTTAACTTGATGAATTGGCAGCAGGTACTTCATGACGGTGAGGCTCTTCACGCACTTCGCTTAACGGGTGAAGTGATGGTTCTCTCGTGGGTTTTCCAAACACCTGTAAGTCTGATGGTTGGTGTTTTTCTTGCTGGTCGGCAAAAACATCGAGCTGTTTTTGGGGTGTTTTACTTTGTTCCACTGCTATTTTCATCCGTAGCCATCGGGGTCACTTGGTCGTACATGTTAAATCCAAACTTTGGGTTGATCGATGCGCTGTTAAAGTCACTTCATTTTGGCAGTGGCAATCAAAACTGGTTGGGGAACACGCATATTGCCCTTTTGGTTGTCAGCATGATCATTGCATGGCAGTTCATACCGTTTCACTCGCTGTTGTACCAAGGCGGTGCCAAGCAAATTCCCGATTCCCTGTACGAGGCGGCCACAATTGATGGTGCCAGTGTGTGGAGTAACTTTTTCTCTATCACTCTGCCGCAACTGAAGTACACCATCATTACATCGTCGGTGCTGATTTTGACCGGGTCACTTACGTACTTTGACTTGATTTACGTACTCACAGGCGGAGGACCTGGTGAATCGTCGACTGTCCTCGCAATGGATATGTATAAACAGGCTTTTGTTAACCAGAATATCGGACTTGGCAGCGTACTCGCCGTCATTCTGGCTGTGGCTGGCGTCCTCTTGTCGATTTTAACGCTGCGGTTTACCGGATTTAATCGAATGGAAAGTCAACTGGAGGGTATGTGA
- a CDS encoding Gfo/Idh/MocA family protein — protein sequence MQSLNVGIIGCGHISGIYLKNLSDFANLNVLSCADIDVTRATNRAREFNVPRVCSVEDLLADDAIDIVVNLTIPQAHAEVCHRALEAGKHVHVEKPLATNTVAAGSILEFAKEKNLRVGVAPDTFLGAGLQTSRKLIDDGWIGRPIAANAFMMSHGHEHWHPDPAFYYQSGAGPMFDMGVYYLTAFVHLLGPISRVTSSSQISFEERMILSEPKKGQKIQVQVPTHIAGIVDFECGAVGTIVTSFDVWHANVPRIEIYGSEGTLSVPDPNTFGGPVLVRRYDTPEWIEMPLTHGFLHNSRGLAVADMARAILDGGPHRASGELGLHVLEIMEGFHRASTEGRHQAVTSRCSRPMPLPTGFSLY from the coding sequence GTGCAATCCTTGAACGTAGGGATTATCGGATGCGGACACATCAGCGGGATTTATTTGAAGAATCTATCGGACTTCGCCAATTTGAACGTACTCTCTTGTGCTGATATCGATGTAACCCGTGCAACAAACCGAGCCCGTGAATTCAACGTCCCAAGGGTCTGCTCCGTTGAGGATCTCCTGGCCGACGATGCAATCGACATTGTCGTCAACTTGACGATTCCGCAGGCGCACGCCGAAGTCTGTCATCGAGCACTAGAGGCAGGTAAGCATGTCCATGTGGAGAAACCATTAGCAACCAACACGGTGGCGGCAGGCTCGATTTTGGAGTTTGCAAAGGAAAAGAACCTGCGTGTGGGCGTAGCGCCTGATACTTTTCTTGGTGCTGGACTGCAGACGAGTCGCAAGTTAATTGACGACGGATGGATTGGCCGCCCCATAGCCGCAAATGCTTTTATGATGTCGCACGGTCATGAGCACTGGCATCCAGACCCGGCGTTTTACTACCAGTCTGGCGCCGGCCCGATGTTTGATATGGGCGTTTATTACTTGACTGCCTTCGTTCATCTATTAGGTCCAATCAGCCGCGTTACGTCTTCTAGCCAGATTTCATTCGAGGAGCGAATGATTCTGAGCGAACCAAAGAAAGGTCAGAAAATTCAAGTGCAAGTTCCTACCCACATTGCGGGCATTGTGGACTTCGAATGCGGGGCAGTGGGTACAATTGTCACAAGTTTTGATGTGTGGCATGCTAATGTCCCTCGCATAGAGATCTATGGCTCCGAGGGAACGCTAAGCGTCCCTGATCCCAACACGTTCGGAGGTCCGGTCCTCGTACGACGGTACGATACCCCCGAGTGGATCGAGATGCCCCTGACTCATGGTTTTCTGCATAATAGTCGCGGATTAGCTGTGGCTGATATGGCGAGGGCCATTTTAGACGGCGGACCCCACCGTGCTAGTGGAGAGCTCGGCCTTCACGTGTTAGAAATCATGGAGGGTTTTCATAGAGCGTCAACAGAGGGAAGGCATCAGGCCGTGACAAGTCGCTGTTCGAGGCCGATGCCCTTGCCTACGGGATTTTCGTTATATTAG
- a CDS encoding ThuA domain-containing protein — translation MKTALIVYGGWEGHYPSETANILRELLEAEYFSVTLRDSLDALESVERLQDYQLIIIHWTQGEITSAQFDVLRQAVYGGVGLAGIHGGLGDAFRNVPEYQYMVGGQWVAHPGNDAVTYDVHILDQEHPITRGISDFSVTSEQYYMHIDPAIHTLATTQFGDTTMPVAWTKRYGFGKVFYHSLGHKPEIVRMQEVSKLTRRGMLWAASDKEASPWRE, via the coding sequence ATGAAGACTGCACTGATTGTCTATGGTGGCTGGGAAGGTCACTACCCGAGTGAAACAGCCAATATATTGAGGGAATTACTCGAAGCGGAGTACTTTTCTGTCACGCTTAGGGACAGCTTAGATGCACTAGAAAGTGTGGAAAGATTACAAGATTACCAACTTATTATTATCCATTGGACTCAGGGCGAAATCACATCGGCGCAGTTCGATGTGTTGCGACAAGCCGTGTATGGTGGCGTTGGTTTAGCAGGAATCCACGGGGGACTTGGTGACGCCTTTCGGAATGTCCCAGAATACCAGTACATGGTTGGAGGCCAATGGGTGGCTCACCCGGGTAATGATGCTGTCACATATGACGTGCATATCTTGGATCAGGAACATCCAATCACGCGCGGCATTTCCGATTTCTCGGTTACTTCGGAGCAGTACTACATGCATATTGATCCCGCCATTCATACCCTGGCCACAACCCAATTCGGGGACACCACGATGCCAGTAGCGTGGACGAAAAGGTACGGTTTCGGTAAGGTGTTTTACCATTCTCTCGGCCATAAGCCTGAGATTGTCCGAATGCAAGAGGTAAGCAAGCTTACACGACGGGGAATGTTGTGGGCAGCATCTGACAAAGAAGCAAGTCCTTGGAGGGAATGA